The following are from one region of the Coccinella septempunctata chromosome 7, icCocSept1.1, whole genome shotgun sequence genome:
- the LOC123316527 gene encoding ovarian-specific serine/threonine-protein kinase Lok — MKTMGNRTSEKLPDTLTPLSVPQEQNNIKLPWGRLYSCMEKFKSVDLTLDTITLGRAEQCTIVVNKNNFPESTMLNISKIHFTIIRDEYTDLIYLKDESKNGTFINGALVGRGNRNILQHDDVLSVGFRGSQKLFVFKLLEMDESSKLLPPELRKKYKLSRFLGKGACGEVHLVFEKTTTKAYAMKKIKKGVYSSGNIYHLDHPNKIMNEVKILKSLSHPCVIKMKEIVETDSDVCMILEYMDGGDLTSRILSIRPMTEQNVKCLFYQITLAVQYLHSEGITHRDLKPDNILLANDETETVVKLTDFGLSKFLHEYTVMKTICGTPQYVAPEIIDGSYTEYSYQVDVWSLGVILFYMLSKQLPFRSTERAVLNKLILTGQYTFNPIVWSGVSSDAKDLIKNMLIVDPNERISINEVLAHRWIADDVSMQHRVAQIVQNEGSNSEYYFDDSENLQPPPKKFKLMETTV, encoded by the exons atgaaaacaatGGGAAATCGAACCAGTGAGAAGTTGCCGGATACGTTGACACCCTTGAGTGTTCCTCAAgaacaaaataatataaaattgcCATGGGGGCGACTTTACTCTTGTATGGAAAAGTTCAAATCAGTTG ATCTCACTTTGGACACAATAACTTTAGGACGAGCTGAGCAATGCACAATAGttgtaaataaaaataattttcccGAATCCACTATGTTGAATATTAGCAAAATTCATTTTACTATAATACGAGATGAGTACACCGATTTAATATACCTAAAAGATGAGAGTAAAAATGGAACTTTCATAAATGGTGCACTTGTTGGAAGAGGCAATAGAAACATTTTACAGCATGACGATGTTTTATCTGTTGGATTTAGAGGTTCTCAAAAAT TGTTTGTGTTCAAACTCTTGGAAATGGATGAATCAAGCAAATTACTTCCACCTGAATTAAGGAAGAAGTATAAACTGTCAAGATTCCTAGGGAAAGGTGCATgtggtgaagttcatcttgtttttgaaaaa ACCACTACCAAAGCATATGCCATGAAGAAAATAAAGAAGGGTGTTTATTCCAGTGGAAATATCTACCACCTTGATCACCCTAATAAAATTATGAATGAAGTGAAAATTCTTAAGTCGCTTTCACAT CCTTGCGTTATAAAAATGAAGGAAATAGTGGAAACCGATAGTGATGTGTGTATGATCTTGGAATATATGGACGGAGGGGACCTTACATCGAGGATTTTATCTATAAGGCCAATGACGGAACAGAATGTGAAATGTTTATTTTACCAAATAACTTTAGCAGTGCAATATCTTCACAGTGAAGGAATAACCCACAGAGATCTTAAG CCTGACAATATACTTTTAGCCAACGACGAGACTGAAACAGTAGTTAAACTGACGGATTTTGGCTTGAGCAAATTTTTACATGAGTACACTGTGATGAAAACCATTTGTGGTACACCTCAATATGTAGCCCCCGAAATTATAGATGGATCTTACACTGAATATTCCTATCAAGTAGACGTTTGGAGCTTGGGAGTCATATTATTTTATATGTTGTCGAAACAGTTGCCATTTAG GTCAACGGAACGAGCAGTATTGAATAAATTGATACTAACGGGACAATACACCTTCAATCCCATTGTTTGGTCGGGTGTTTCCTCTGACGCCAAAGATTTAATCAAGAATATGTTGATAGTCGATCCAAACGAAAGGATCTCAATCAATGAAGTATTGGCACATAGATGGATAGCAGAT GATGTGAGCATGCAGCATCGTGTGGCCCAGATCGTGCAGAATGAAGGATCGAACAGTGAGTATTACTTTGACGATAGTGAAAATCTACAACCTCctccgaaaaaattcaaattgatgGAAACCACAGTATGA
- the LOC123316526 gene encoding trifunctional purine biosynthetic protein adenosine-3: MSAKVVVIGSGGREHAIVWKISQSDLVKQIFVIPGSYAIAKVEKAENVAIDVNKFEDIKKFCEENSVDVVVVGPEDPLAKGIADFLGKSNIKVFGPSKDAALLESDKSWAKAFFDRHDIPTARWKSFDNAEEAKRFIMGAPFPALVVKASGLAAGKGVIVSSTRQEACGAVDAILGDKKFGSAGETVVVEELLDGEEVSVLAFTDGKTVKAMLPAQDHKRIYDNDQGPNTGGMGAYCPCHLLNDDQIKFVQKNILERTVEGFKKDRIPYVGVLYAGLMITSDGIKILEYNCRFGDPETEVILPLLESDLYSIISSCCDGTLDKSEIRWKEGLTAVGVVMASCGYPGTPKKGQEITGIEEIEKKSNYVVFHCGTSFKDGHLVTNGGRVLIVVSLAEQLAKAAAEATQACKIIKFDGCQFRKDIAVKGIARSILTSGKLSYKQCGVDITAGNDLVSHIKPKAKATNRPGVMGSIGGFGGLFDAKAAGYKDPLLVSGTDGVGTKLKIAQEVGIHDTIGIDLVAMCVNDVLAHGAEPLFFLDYFACGHLEVDVAKDVVSGVAEGCLQAGCSLIGGETAEMPDIYPDGEYDVAGFAVGAVERTHLLPRVQDIEVGDVLIGLPSSGVHSNGFSLVRRVMKLAGVTYHSLCTFSESNKTFGEELLTPTKIYVKSVVPLIKTEKIKAFAHITGGGLLENIPRILPAHLAVKLNAKKWTVPKVFAWLAAMGGVNEFELLRTLNCGIGGVLVVKQEDVETVLSSLKPDGGMIIGEVIACKDAEKQVIVENFAEVMEKDMRLFVPDLIQRQIVNKKRVGVLISGSGTNLQALIDATSDTSQNIGAEIVLVISNKDNVEGLKRASRAGIQTKVISHKNHASREDYDRKLDEELKLAGVELVCLAGFMRILSAEFTNKWRGRLINIHPALLPSFRGTHAQRQAIEAKVKISGCTAHFVDADVDTGAIIAQEAVPVEVDDTEESLTEKIKVAEHKVFPRALQLVATGKVRLGDDNKVVWLV, translated from the exons ATGTCCGCCAAAGTGGTAGTAATCGGTAGTGGAGGAAGGGAACATGCAATCGTTTGGAAAATTTCACAGAGTGATCTAGTTAAGCAAATTTTCGTAATACCAGGAAGTTATGCGATCGCAAAAGTAGAAAAAGCAGAAAATGTAGCCATCGATGTTAATAAATTTGAG gatataaaaaaattctgcGAAGAAAACAGTGTTGATGTAGTGGTTGTTGGTCCGGAGGATCCCCTGGCCAAGGGCATAGCTGATTTTCTAGGGAAGTCGAATATAAAAGTATTCGGACCTAGCAAAGATGCGGCTTTATTGGAATCTGACAAAAGTTGGGCCAAAGCGTTTTTTGACAGACACGATATACCTACCGCCAGGTGGAAATCTTTCGATAATGCAGAAGAAGCGAAAAGATTCATAATGGG GGCCCCGTTTCCTGCCCTAGTGGTCAAGGCTAGTGGATTGGCAGCAGGCAAGGGGGTTATTGTATCTTCTACCAGACAAGAAGCGTGTGGTGCTGTCGATGCAATTTTAGGAGACAAAAAATTTGGATCAGCTGGAGAAACTGTAGTTGTTGAGGAGTTATTAGATGGAGAAGAAGTTTCG GTTTTAGCGTTTACTGATGGAAAAACAGTGAAGGCGATGTTACCAGCGCAGGATCATAAACGGATATACGACAACGATCAAGGTCCAAACACAGGAGGTATGGGTGCATACTGCCCATGCCATTTGTTGAACGACGATCAAATCAAGTTTGTTCAAAAGAACATTCTTGAAAGGACTGTTGAAGGCTTCAAAAAGGACAGGATTCCATATGTCG GGGTTCTATATGCCGGACTTATGATCACAAGTGACGGCATCAAAATTCTTGAGTACAATTGCAGATTCGGGGATCCAGAAACAGAAGTCATTCTTCCGCTTCTGGAATCAGACTTGTACTCCATAATTTCGAGTTGTTGTGATGGAACACTGGACAAATCTGAAATAAGATGGAAAGAGGGCTTGACAGCAGTCGGCGTGGTGATGGCTTCCTGTGGGTATCCGGGCACCCCTAAAAAGGGCCAAGAAATAACAG GAATCGAGGAAATAGAAAAGAAATCAAACTACGTTGTTTTTCATTGTGGTACAAGTTTCAAGGATGGTCATTTGGTAACGAATGGAGGTAGAGTATTGATAGTGGTTTCTCTGGCAGAACAACTAGCCAAAGCTGCTGCGGAAGCTACACAAGCTTGTAAGATTATAAAGTTTGATGGATGCCAATTTAGAAAAGATATTGCTGTCAAAGGAATAGCTAG ATCCATTTTAACTTCAGGAAAACTTTCGTACAAACAGTGCGGTGTTGACATAACAGCAGGTAATGATTTGGTCTCCCACATCAAACCCAAGGCCAAAGCAACAAACCGACCAGGTGTCATGGGTAGCATCGGCGGTTTTGGAGGCTTATTCGATGCCAAAGCCGCTGGTTACAAGGACCCTTTACTAGTTTCCGGAACCGATGGCGTTGGCACAAAGTTGAAG ATCGCCCAAGAGGTAGGAATTCACGATACTATCGGCATAGACCTTGTGGCTATGTGCGTGAACGATGTGTTGGCGCATGGAGCTGAGCCTCTCTTCTTCTTGGATTACTTCGCTTGTGGCCATTTGGAGGTCGATGTGGCTAAGGATGTTGTTTCTGGTGTGGCCGAAGGTTGTCTTCAAGCTGGATGTTCCCTTATTG GTGGTGAGACAGCGGAAATGCCAGATATTTATCCAGATGGAGAATACGATGTGGCTGGGTTCGCAGTTGGGGCAGTCGAAAGAACCCATTTACTACCCCGAGTGCAAGATATCGAAGTAGGGGATGTTTTAATAGGCCTTCCTTCCTCCGGAGTACACAGCAATGGGTTCAGTTTGGTTAGGAGAGTCATGAAACTTGCAGGTGTAACGTATCACAGCTTATGCACGTTCAGCGAATCGAATAAGACATTCG GTGAAGAACTGTTAACCCCAACCAAGATATACGTCAAATCTGTTGTTCCACtgataaaaactgaaaaaatcaaGGCCTTCGCACACATCACTGGAGGAGGTCTACTCGAGAATATACCAAGAATTCTACCAGCACATCTTGCAGTAAAATTGAACGCTAAGAAATGGACTGTACCTAAGGTGTTCGCATGGCTGGCTGCCATGG GGGGTGTCAATGAATTCGAACTTTTGAGAACGTTGAATTGTGGAATTGGTGGCGTTTTGGTCGTGAAACAGGAAGATGTTGAAACAGTTCTTAGTTCACTCAAACCTGATGGTGGCATGATAATCGGAGAAGTTATAGCGTGTAAAGATG CAGAGAAACAGGTTATCGTCGAAAATTTTGCGGAAGTAATGGAGAAGGATATGAGGCTATTCGTACCGGATTTGATTCAGCGACAGATCGTCAACAAAAAAAGGGTTGGCGTTTTGATATCGGGCAGCGGCACCAATCTTCAAGCGCTCATAGATGCGACTTCAGACACTTCACAAAACATCGGCGCCGAGATAGTGTTGGTGATATCCAACAAGGACAACGTGGAAGGTCTGAAAAGAGCTAGTAGAGCAGGCATACAAACAAAA GTCATAAGTCATAAAAACCATGCATCCAGAGAAGACTACGACAGGAAATTGGATGAAGAACTCAAACTGGCCGGTGTTGAATTGGTCTGTTTAGCGGGATTTATGAGAATTTTAAGTGCTGAATTCACCAACAAATGGCGAGGGAGGCTGATCAACATACACCCCGCCCTTCTTCCGTCCTTCAGAGGCACCCACGCTCAAAGGCAAGCCATCGAGGCTAAAGTCAAAATAAGTGGGTGTACTGCTCACTTCGTCGAT gCTGATGTGGATACCGGCGCCATAATAGCCCAAGAGGCTGTGCCTGTTGAAGTTGACGATACCGAAGAAAGCCTCACCGAGAAAATTAAAGTTGCTGAACATAAGGTGTTTCCTCGTGCCCTTCAATTGGTCGCAACCGGTAAAGTTAGGCTTGGTGATGATAATAAAGTCGTTTGGTTAGTTTGA